In Thermithiobacillus tepidarius DSM 3134, the DNA window GCAGGCAGCCCTGCGTGATGCGAAGGTATGGAATGCCTTGCGCACCATCGACACTTGGTTTGCCGATTACGACATCGTAGGAACTCCGATCCCGGTCGAGCCAATGGGCGCCTCACTGGCTCTCATGCGTTTCATGCGCGACAAGAAACAATCGGCTTTTGAGTTGTTCAAGCGCTTGCATCAAATCGATCCGAACTCACCCGAAGGCATGTATTGCATCGCATCTTTGATGCGCGGCGGCGTGTTTGGCGATGGGGAGAGCGGCCGCGAAAAATCCGCCAAAGCGGGCGGCGAGGAGTCCTGATCATGCGGCCCTCCCACTACTTCAATGTCGAAGTGCGGGGGTCGCGGGGTATCGGTTTCGGCTCAGCCTGCGTGCTGGGGATGACCCGCCTCATCGGTTTCCTGCATCCTTTCTTCAAAACAGTGCCGGATACCTATGCCATTGATCTGCCTGCCATGCGCAGCCGCCGCGAGCAACGCCATCTCGGACACGTTGTGCGGGTGTTTGCATCATCCCGTGATGCTGCTGATACATTGGCGAGCCACCTCGAGTCCAATCCGCGCATTGCCGACTTGGCAATGCTCGGGCGAACCCGCACCATCGACGTAGAAACATTCGACGGGCCGTGGGTCACTCTGCGTCGTTTCCGAGTTGCGTCGAGATCACAGCCCAATAACCGCATGCGTGACCTGGATGCTGCTCAGGTGCTGCCATTCGTGCGTACGCGAAGTCACACGAACGACCATGCCTATACACTCACGCTTTTACGTAAGGGCTGGAGCGAGCAGCCCGTGTTTGGTACGCCTAACAGCTATGGACTCTCTGGAGAAACACCTGTGTGCCTTCCCGATCTGCCGGCATGAGCAAGTCACCCCCATCTCCCCCACAGATCCTCTTGTCCAAGCGCGCCAACGTGTTCTACCTCGAGCACGCGCGCGTGATGGTCAAGGATGATCGCGTGATCTATCTCACTGAATTCAAAGGTGGAGTAGATCGCGCATTCAACATCCCAGACCGCAACACTGCATTTTTGCTACTCGGAAAAGGTACATCCATCACAGATGGAGCTGCTCGCAAGCTGGCCGAATCCGGGGTGATTATCGGCTTTTGTGGCTCTGGCGGGTCTCCTCTTCTATCTGCAGTAGACGTGGTATTCCTGCCGCCCCAGAGTGAATACCGGCCAACGGAATACATGCAAAATTGGATGGGTATCTGGACTGACGACGCAAAGCGTCTTGATGCGGCCAAGTTCTT includes these proteins:
- a CDS encoding type I-F CRISPR-associated endoribonuclease Cas6/Csy4, whose protein sequence is MRPSHYFNVEVRGSRGIGFGSACVLGMTRLIGFLHPFFKTVPDTYAIDLPAMRSRREQRHLGHVVRVFASSRDAADTLASHLESNPRIADLAMLGRTRTIDVETFDGPWVTLRRFRVASRSQPNNRMRDLDAAQVLPFVRTRSHTNDHAYTLTLLRKGWSEQPVFGTPNSYGLSGETPVCLPDLPA